Genomic segment of Coleofasciculus sp. FACHB-1120:
TTTCGCCATAAGATTTTAAAGATGCCAAACTTCCCCTTTCTACATCATCTTTCGGTAGCGGATGCGCCAACTCTACTTTCACCTCGCGGTACGGGGCAAAGCGGTCTAGGAGTCCATCCAAACTGCCATCATAAATTAGCTGACCTTGATGAATCAGTAGCACCCGTTGACACAAAGCAGTAATGTCTGCCATGTAGTGGCTGGTTAAGAGAATCGTCGCTCCATAGAGCTGATTGTACTCCCGCAAAAACTCCCGCACCCCTACCTGAGCATTGATATCCAGTCCCAGCGTCGGCTCATCCAAAAACAACACCTTGGGCTGGTGGAGGAGTGCTGCTAGCAACTCAGCCTTCATCCGTTCCCCCAAAGAAAGCTTCCGCACCGGCTGATTCAGCTTGCCTTGCAGTGAAAGCATCTCCGTCAGTTCCCCCACCATCCGCCGAAACTCTTTGTCGGGGATGTTATAAACAGCAGCATTTATCCTCAGCGAGTCCATCGCTGGCAAGTCCCAGAGCAACTGCTGCTTTTGCCCCATCACCAGCGTAATTTGTTTCAAAAAGGACGTCTGACGCTGGAAAGGAACCTGTCCCGCTACACGCACGATGCCTGCGGAGGGATGGATTAACCCCGTGAGCATCTTCAGAGTCGTCGTTTTTCCTGCGCCATTGGCACCTAAAAACCCTACCACTTCCCCAGGTTCAATCTCGAAGGAGACATCTTGAACCGCCTTCACCTCGCGGTAGGTGCGGCGCAGAAAGTGCTGTAATGTCCCCTTAAGTCCGGGTCCTTTGACCGCCACTGGGTAGACTTTGCTCAGTTTCTCAGCCGAGACGATGGGCATTGCAATTCTTGTAGTTTATGGATCTAACTTCATGATCTCAAAGGCGACTGGTTGTTGCTATCCAACTATGGCAAGACTTAAACGGGTATCCTAGATTACTCTCAATTCCAGACCGAGCTTTTCCAATCTCAAGGTATTTACGTTTTTGTCTATCCACGCCATAAACTGCAACGAGAAGTTTGCAAATGTCTGGGGGTTTCAGATGGATGATATCAACGAAAAAGGGCAGAGGTATCCCCCGCCCTAGATAGCGCCGCCTCTCGTTAACTTACGAACTAAGTACCTGGGACTAATTAAATATAAGA
This window contains:
- a CDS encoding ATP-binding cassette domain-containing protein, whose product is MPIVSAEKLSKVYPVAVKGPGLKGTLQHFLRRTYREVKAVQDVSFEIEPGEVVGFLGANGAGKTTTLKMLTGLIHPSAGIVRVAGQVPFQRQTSFLKQITLVMGQKQQLLWDLPAMDSLRINAAVYNIPDKEFRRMVGELTEMLSLQGKLNQPVRKLSLGERMKAELLAALLHQPKVLFLDEPTLGLDINAQVGVREFLREYNQLYGATILLTSHYMADITALCQRVLLIHQGQLIYDGSLDGLLDRFAPYREVKVELAHPLPKDDVERGSLASLKSYGEIKAVEGQVVRLLVRREALTRTVAKILAEMDVLDLAVTDPPIEEVIGQVFRAGVVV